The DNA window AATACCAAGTTTAACAGTGTTAGgttaaaaactaatataaaaaatacaaaaagaaaaaaataacaaaaagtatcAGTTCTTAGCAACCTCAAAATACCCTTTATGAATAATAGCTTCATAACAAATTAACTCCTCTCTAACCATCGTTAATGCAAATTTGCTTATGTTAAATTAAATAGATTTGTGTCATATTTGCCACCCTATATAACACAACATACCCCCTCTAAAACCATTTGATCTGAGCCACCTCAGTTCTCAATGTACTTCTCATTCTTCCTGGGATGAGCAAGGGCTGGAGTCGAAAGACTGATGAAAGCTAACTGTAGGCTGACTGAGAGGCATTCTGCCTGAGACGGTTAACATGGTTCGCCCCATCTACAAAAACTACGGTAAACACCTTTCCCAACGACTGCATACATACAGTCTAGACTGTCACCCATGATGCTGTATATGCTGCattcccagaaaaataaatgtctactaagaaacaaaatatctcTAAAGACATTCATTTTTGCTTAAAAGAGAATTACTAATCTGTCCTGGTGAAAAGAcataaaatggcaaataaaagTAAACACTGAGATTGACAGTGCTAGTTTTATAAATCATCATTtatgatttatttgtttaaaatatattttgagatgTTTTTACAAGACTACTTATAGTCAATGTATAATTTCAATGGTACTTTAAGCAATTACAGTTTAACTGCATGTAGTATtaacttttcttctcttctgattCCTCCGCcaatttcaatttctcttttaattccttctgATCTCTGGAATTTTGTTTAAATATCGGTTGAAAAACATATACTCCTCCAGCAATTCCAAGGATGCTAGCGAATAGTAGTTGTGAAAGAGTCAATCTCCCaaacattttttcaataaatgccaCACGGTGCAAAGATGGTTTTGAAAATTACACTCCACTCAGGAAATCTCTCCAGATCTGTGTGCaaagtaaatggaaaacaaagcagTAAGTTAGAACAAGATTCTTTTTGAAGATTTCATGTCACTATGTTGCTCCAGAGTGAACAGTGTTTTTGtcataatatgtaaatatatcttACCGATTAACCTGAAAAAGGAATATATATCTATTTAGGGAGTACGGAAAAGAGGGCTAGGGGATGGTGTAAAACAAAGCTAAATCCTGTTATAGAATGTTCTCAATGGTTTAAAATGGATAATTAAAAGGGCAGAAGTGGGACAAGGGCAAGCCATAGTCTTTATGCCTTTAAAGCATACCAATCCCATCTGGAAGTAGGAGATAGAGAAATGTTACTTTTCATTAGTAACCCatctttattatctcattttttggGGCAATatgtataattaaaaacaatagcttcttttaaaaacaggCTAAAATTTTATGAGTTCCCTTTGATCCTTTACTAAGTACAAGCACACGTCAAATATAAATCACTTGCCATCCATTTTTGACAAAAATATAACAGAGATTTGGCTGGTTTTACTTCTAATAGAGGAGTTAAGACTTTAGCACTTCTTGAAAAGTTATACTCCTTGCCAACATCTTAGTCTCTGGAGAAACTAGGTAGGCGTTTATGAACTAggacagcaaaacaaaaaaattacatattttcattattaaaacacTATTTCACAGCCTCTCAGATCAATCCTGAAGGTCATAAAAATCATTAGGGGCAGAACTGATACTAGAAACTAGCTTGCCCTTAATtactaaaatgtaatttaaactaGACTGGGAAAGAAAAAACCTGTTTTCTCCTGGATTCTACCATTAACTCAGATAAATGACGTCACTAAGCACCCTTGAATTGATGTctgctaaatgttaaaaaaatttttaaaagagccaCTCTTTGGAAAATTGATCATTAAACCATGCCAATAATAAGAAAGTTACTCTTCTGCCACTAACCGTCTAACTGACGCTGACCaagtcattttatgtttttaaacctcatttttcttatctgtacaACAGGCTACCCTGCCCACCTGGTGCAACAAATTGTTGTTGTGCAATCACCCAAACATGTTTATAATTATCATTACAGGCATACCTCGGAGATATTGCAGATTTGGTTCCAAACCACCGTAATAAACAGAATTTCACAGTAAGTTTTGGTGTCCTACAAGCTATTTTGCAAGTCTCACAAATTATTTTGGTGTCCCAGTGCCTATAAAAGTTATGCTTACACTGTACTGCAGTCGGTTAAATGTACGATAgcattatgtttaaaaaacaaggtacataccttaatttaaaaatactttattgctaaaaaatgctaaccatcatctgagccttcagtgagtcgtaatctttttgctggtggagggtcttgcttcGATGTTGATGGCTGCTGACCGATCAGGGTGGTGGATGCTAAGGTCGGGGGTGACTGcagcaatttcttaaaatgagtGAACAATGAGGTTTGCTGCTTGGATCGACTCTTCCTTTCGCGAAGGATTTCCCTGTAGCACGCGATGCTATTTGACAGCATTTTACCGAcagtagaacttctttcaaaattggagtctATCCTCTCAAATCCTGCTGCTGCTTTGTCAACTAAATTTATGTAATgttctaaatcctttgttgtcatttcaactatcttcacagcatcttctccagaAGCAGActccatctcaagaaaccactttctttgctcattcGTAAGAAGCAACTCATCTGTTAAAACACTCGCTGCTTCACCTTGCGCTTTTAAGTTACTGAGCCGGCTTCTCTCCTTAAACCTCTTGAACCAAcctctgctggcttcaaacttttcttctgcagcttcctcccctctctcagctTTCATAGAATTGAAGAGAGTTAGGGCCTTGCTTTGTATCAGGCTTTGGCTTAAGGGGACGTTGTGGCTGGTCTGATCTtctatccagaccactaaaactttctccatatcagcAATAAGGCTGTTTCGCTTTCTTATCATACGGGTATTCAGAGGAGTAGCACTTTCAATTTCCTTCaaaaacttttcctttgcattcaccaCTTGGCTAACTGTTTGGCGCAAGAGGCCTAGCTTTCGGCCTATCTCAGCTTTCGATAAGCCTTCCTCGCTAAGTctaatcatttctagcttttgatttaaagtgagagatatgcgactcttcctttcacttgaacacttagaAGCCATTGTAGGATTATCAACTGGCCTAAGTTCAATACTGTTGTATATCAGGAAATAGGAAGGCCTGAGGAGAGGGAGACTACCAGAGGAAGGGCCAGTGGTGAAGCAGTCAGAACTCAAACATTTATCAATTAGGTCCCAAGTCTTCTAATGTGGGTGTAGTTGGTGGCACCCCAAAACAATGACAATCGTTAACACAGAAGATCACtgatcaccataacaaatataacAATAGTGAAGAAGTATGAAATACTGCGAGTTACCAAAACGTGACACTGACACACAAAGTGAACAAATGTGTTGGAAAAATGGCGCCGATGGACTTGCTCCTCTCAGGGTTGCCAGAAACCTTCAagttgtttaaatttaaaaaaaaaaaaaaaacaaaaccgcAATATCTGTGAAGCGCAATAAAGCAAAGCGCAATGAaacgaggtatgcctgtactaTCACCATTACCATTCAGATATCTCCCACCGTTCAGCTCTCACTCCGAGTCACTGACCCCGCCTCCCGCCTGTCCCCGCAAAGGGTGATGATATCCGCACATCCCAGCAGTTTCCGGATCCCGGGGCGCACAGACCGCAAAATCGGAGCCGGCAGCACCTCCGCGACACAGAGAAATGCCTACGGGGAAGTGCGGGCAAGTCCCAGGCAAAGTTTAGCAGCCCGGACCAAAACCGCAGCTCCCGGCGACGAAACACCACCTTCGGGAGTTCGCGAAAGTTGCCCTTTCCCAGCTCCCTCCGCGCCTGCCCAGGACGGCTGCTCGCCGAGGCCAAACTTAGTGAGTCCAAAAGCAGAACGCGCTGCAGATAGCCTACCTCTGCGGAGGGAGGTGGTGGCCCCGGAGCCTCCGAGCACCCGCGGCATGGAGCGAGAGCCCGGCGACAGCAGCCTCTTTTTCCGCCGTCTCCAGAGCCGCTCCCACAAGAAGGTGAAGCTGCGAAAGAGAAAGTCGGTGCTGTACGTGAGCCCCGAGAAGAGCTCGGGGCGCCGTGGAAGTGAGTGAGAGGGGTGAGGACGCCCAGGGAGAGGCGGTGGCGGGAAGTCGCGGCCTCGGAGCGCGGGCTCCACCTGCTGGGTGGGGGTGCCAAGAAATCGGTGTGCGCTGGAGACGGGATTCTCCACCCCTGCCACTGGCAAGGCACTGCATTGTGCGTTGTTTAGTGCCGCCTTTCCCGCAGCCGTGTGAAGTGAGTAGGCATGATGCGGCCGTCCCATTAATTTAGAGGGGGCACCCAGGCCAGACGTTACCCAAGCTTTAGCAGCTGCGGGGGGCTGATTCCTGGAGTGTTACCAGGTTCGACCCCGCCCTATTTCATTTGttccctctgccttctctttGCTCGGGACGTGATGTTGGCAGGAGAAAAATCACCCCGGCaagttgggggcgggggtgtggatttaataaaaagaaggactcctcattcattcagcaattaCTGACTGTAGCCTTTTATGTGACAAGGACGGTATGGGCGGTATAAAATGAATGCCTGGTTACTCCTCTGGAAACCTGAGACTAACAAAGAGGAAACctatacattcaataaaaattaaaacattaataagtaaatttttaagaaaagaaaggggaaatcTTTTTGCTAAATggaaagtgagggtgggaggagtgTGACCGGCCTTAGGGGTGGTGGAGAGGAGAGCCTGCTGGGCTCCAGCCCTCTTGCTTCCTTCCCCTAGCCCACACCTTGTTAGCAGTTGCATGCCAGCAAGGTAACGGTCAGTAAGGACAGTAAATTACCATACTTTCAGcagagttttttttcttctgcctcaGTCCACAGAgaaaagggtggggggtgggggggcgacaGAGATAGTCCAGTGAGCTTTCTTCTAGTGTTTCTGGAAGAGGAGAGTTCAGATGGGGCATGTATGTTGTGTTGAATGTACCAATTGTCTGAGAAACATTGGAGATGTGTTTTGTGAAAATAAGGGAGGAGACTGGCAGGACCCCAGAATGATAGCAAAGAATCACAGTGGGTCAGAGGTAGGTTGCAAACTCAAATACTCAGGAGGTCCACACAGGCAAGGCTAAGTCAAAGCACCCTGTATTTCAGTACCAGTTAGTTGCCGGTTCAGCTCTGTGTTGCCAGATCTTAGTTTCAAAATGCTGCAACAGAGACTTTAATATAAATTCTGATTCTTTAAATTTTGGcaactaaatttaaatttaagaataataCTCTGTATTTAACCAGCGGCTGCCCATCCACGGTTAAGAGCAGGATGTTGGAGTCAGCAGGCAGACCTGGTTTTGAATCCTGTTTAGTGATTTACAGCTTTTTTGACTTTGGACAAGGCAATTtacttctgggcctcagtttcctcatttgtaaaagggcAAATATCTACCCCGTAGCATTAttttgaggactaaatgagataatgcatggaaagaaagaaactcagtgCCTGGTTATTGAGTTTACTTAAAAATGTACAGATCATTTTATAAGTCACTATTTGGCACATACACAAAAAGTTGCTACCTTAGTAATTTCTTAGCTGGTTTCTTTCATTAAATACACATATAGGACCCACCTAAGGCCTTAGTTAACCCAATCtctttttcaatatttatctTCTCTTTATACAATAAGTTGCAAGAAAGATTGGTTAAATGAAAGGAGTGGTAAATCACCCCACGGCGAGGCCCTGCTTTGAGAGTAGTTTGGAGGGGCCAGAGTTCACTAATGTGCCTTCGCAGAGCCTGAACGAGGGGCCAACCGGAGCGGCAGACTTCAGTTCTGCAGGCAGCACTTGCCTGACTTCTGTGCCACAGTCacctgtcttgttttgtttttcagatcttCTTGGTGAAAACATTTATCTGGTCTTGTTTACCATAACATTACGAATATGTAACTGCTTTTTAGTCCAGACAAGTTTTGTTCCAGATGAGTACTGGCAGTCTCTTGAGGTTGCACATCGTATGGTTTTCAAATATCCTTTGTAGTTTCTTCTCCAGATTAGGAATGTGTATTCCTCTTAGGAATTGTGGCAGTTTCTGTCACATGTTTTCAATCAATCCTCCACATTTTctccaaataattttaatttatcaaagTATACCATTATTTTatgctaatattttttaatatatttctttgatGTTAATATACTTGACTTCACTTTTAGCATATATTCCCACAGTGCTTATTACTGTGGAGGACGTATATGAGGTAAAAAACACATTTCTGCCTTGAACAAATTAAGAGTTTAGTTggccagttgcatttttaatttaaatatctagTATAagatgctgtttttttaaaaaaaatgctgtgtTTTTGAGCTGCTGTATCAAAAAATGACATAGTTTTATATATGCAAATGAAAGTAGGTTTTGTTTCGATGCCATTTAACATTAGTCCTTAATATTACTAATTATGGTTATTTGACCTGGGAATGGACAGAAAGATTAAGAGGTTACACTTACCCCTTAATCTTTGCAAGCATTTACAAGATTCTGCATCTTTTGGGGAAAGATAGTGTTCAGCTACTGGTAAGTTTTAAATAAGAGTAATCAAAATAGTTCTTACAAGTAGATTTATTCCATCCTCTTTTAAATGTTAGTGTATATTAACTAAATGGTATTATTGTATcatgaaatttgtttttaagaggCTACTGTTGCTAAACTCtgaccatatctgggaagcacagGGTTCCAAAGACATCCTGTGATGTAAGTCTTTAATATGTGCTAAAATACAAGACTGAGCACGGAAGTGTCCTGCTGGGAGCAATCCTGTTAAGATTTTCAAAATGActacattatatattaattatttagactttaaaagttatttccttCATAGAGAATCACTTGAGAGCAGGTTGTATCTCGTTTTTTTAACGTGTGAGCAGAAGACCATATTGTATGAGCTTATGAAGACTAAATACATATAAGCACACTGAGAATTTAGTGTTGAGATTAAAACTTAGAAAAAGTTAATTtgacaaaaatttaataatatgcaCAATTATTATGCTATGTTGTAATTAGGCATCAATAGTAAATAGGGCTGTAATTCC is part of the Desmodus rotundus isolate HL8 chromosome 7, HLdesRot8A.1, whole genome shotgun sequence genome and encodes:
- the PIGBOS1 gene encoding protein PIGBOS1; this translates as MFGRLTLSQLLFASILGIAGGVYVFQPIFKQNSRDQKELKEKLKLAEESEEKKS